In the Hyphomonadaceae bacterium BL14 genome, one interval contains:
- the pseH gene encoding UDP-4-amino-4,6-dideoxy-N-acetyl-beta-L-altrosamine N-acetyltransferase, with protein MNEFGELRRIVKDDLELMRAWRNAPEISSKMYTRHEISVEEHQAWWSRTQDREDKAYFMYEDAGEPLGVVGFTEIDRTNQNCFWAFYASPGAPRGTGSRMELLALEHVFRTLYLKKLSCEVLAFNESVIRLHKKFGFQKEGVFRMHHKIDDAYVDVVRLALLSHDWAAARESALAKLSNR; from the coding sequence ATGAACGAGTTCGGGGAGCTAAGGCGTATCGTTAAGGATGATCTTGAGCTCATGCGCGCCTGGCGGAACGCGCCGGAAATCTCTTCTAAGATGTACACACGGCACGAAATCTCTGTTGAAGAGCACCAAGCATGGTGGTCGCGGACACAGGATCGCGAAGACAAGGCCTACTTCATGTATGAAGACGCCGGCGAGCCACTCGGAGTGGTGGGCTTTACGGAGATTGACCGGACCAATCAGAATTGTTTCTGGGCGTTCTACGCCAGCCCGGGCGCACCAAGGGGCACCGGGTCGCGCATGGAGCTCCTTGCGCTGGAGCACGTATTCAGAACTCTATACTTAAAAAAGTTATCATGTGAAGTCCTTGCGTTCAATGAAAGTGTAATACGACTCCACAAAAAATTCGGCTTTCAAAAAGAAGGGGTCTTTCGAATGCATCACAAGATAGACGATGCTTACGTGGATGTCGTCCGGCTGGCACTGCTAAGCCACGATTGGGCGGCGGCGCGCGAATCCGCCCTTGCAAAGCTGTCAAATCGCTAA
- the pseI gene encoding pseudaminic acid synthase encodes MVITINRRAIGTGHPPYVIAELSANHNGDLGQALQIIDVAVEAGADAVKIQTYRPDTITLKSNGPDFQITEGLWAGRTLYDLYEWAHTPWEWHAHLFAHAAKRGITLFSSPFDPTAVDLLEELGAPAYKIASFEAVDLPLIQYVASKGKPMIISTGMADLDEINEAVEAARSAGASDLALLHCVSGYPAPASDYNLATLSDLASRFGAPVGLSDHTLDNTTAIAAIALGASIVEKHVTLDRTGGGPDDSFSLEPNELKALCTGARTAWEAVGKIDYGRKSSEIANVKFRRSLYFVKDMSEGEVITKECVRSVRPGYGLPPKMLSSLLGKVMKNNVVKFSPVSEPDIE; translated from the coding sequence ATGGTGATTACGATAAACCGTCGCGCTATTGGCACTGGACATCCGCCATACGTGATAGCGGAGCTGTCGGCTAACCATAACGGCGATCTCGGCCAAGCTCTGCAGATCATAGACGTGGCGGTAGAGGCCGGCGCGGATGCAGTGAAGATTCAGACCTACCGTCCAGACACAATCACATTGAAGTCCAACGGGCCAGATTTTCAGATTACTGAGGGCCTATGGGCGGGCCGGACGCTCTATGACCTCTACGAATGGGCCCATACGCCATGGGAATGGCACGCGCATTTGTTCGCTCACGCTGCCAAGAGAGGAATTACACTGTTCTCCTCTCCCTTTGATCCGACCGCCGTTGACCTGTTGGAGGAGCTTGGAGCGCCCGCCTACAAGATCGCGAGCTTCGAAGCGGTCGATTTACCTCTGATACAATATGTTGCGTCAAAGGGTAAGCCAATGATCATCTCCACCGGTATGGCCGATCTGGACGAAATCAATGAAGCCGTCGAGGCGGCCAGGTCCGCAGGAGCCTCCGATTTGGCGTTACTGCACTGCGTATCGGGGTATCCAGCACCCGCGTCGGATTATAATTTGGCGACGCTCTCGGACCTCGCGTCGCGTTTTGGTGCGCCAGTAGGCCTTTCCGACCACACTTTAGATAACACGACGGCTATCGCTGCTATAGCGCTGGGCGCTAGTATTGTAGAGAAACACGTGACTCTTGACCGCACGGGTGGGGGACCCGATGACAGTTTCTCATTGGAGCCAAATGAGCTAAAGGCTCTTTGCACTGGTGCGCGCACCGCATGGGAAGCAGTAGGAAAGATAGATTATGGGCGAAAATCTAGCGAAATAGCGAATGTAAAGTTCCGCCGCTCCCTATATTTTGTTAAAGACATGAGCGAAGGTGAAGTAATTACAAAAGAATGTGTCCGCAGTGTCCGACCGGGATATGGCCTTCCGCCTAAAATGCTAAGCTCTCTCCTTGGTAAGGTAATGAAAAATAATGTTGTAAAGTTTAGCCCAGTCAGCGAGCCTGACATAGAATAA